From Ptiloglossa arizonensis isolate GNS036 chromosome 14, iyPtiAriz1_principal, whole genome shotgun sequence, the proteins below share one genomic window:
- the LOC143154377 gene encoding uncharacterized protein LOC143154377 isoform X4, whose translation MYKNSHDRETCARSLRATQESRPSPGAFPPASLCGVLQQQQQQQQQQQHPQQQRASSATQQRCCAMSQAQRTTSTNSNARPHRPASLDIGTARRCPLSCTRATTISASSPIAANNPAIPFSAPAACTARGFFDDCTGPADANCTNHVQNAGNEPTGFELNVNVACSPAGNRDFRTVPTIGGGCKRSDLIVDPRSHYAESLLNVENSGPQIDHTRSYTSVSLTLRPPSSEPQPPIDIRSQGSSLTYSSSSLDPRGFQSRLQISIGAGAVGSVAAARIRPPIGPSRPNSLIPPVQTGAQRPPGLPAGPPSQLPRPTTTMSAPTTPSVPSTTNIVPPISLPTTPSGPTTTSPPSSPVGERIQANSDQNRSPLNQVAEHQRKLVAEQLARKERLARELRAEKGRLEAMKKELQSLTRPYDSLMPPQELKKKLRSEIYQLQVECDRLAEEVDQWSDPRVPLGETNEEFYQDIYTGQPLPPRPGSFNPPPLPSQPPAWQSELTGNNIDSDERDGPSWVCRMCTFDNHPLMNKCEQCDMPRLLDHGNTGETQDIHIRVTHHHNFSPSRARDGPVAETHVSSLQLQIRRVSQVLHGLFKDRRGSEKSVILDAKGESEGEDRYTDGAYREYEARTAGLRSVRHEPYGR comes from the exons ATGTACAAG AACAGTCACGACCGGGAGACATGCGCGAGAAGCCTGCGCGCCACCCAAGAGTCACGACCGTCCCCGGGTGCGTTCCCACCGGCCTCGCTCTGTGGCGTTctccagcagcagcagcaacagcaacagcaacagcaacacccCCAGCAGCAACGAGCGAGCTCAGCCACGCAGCAACGTTGCTGCGCGATGAGCCAAGCGCAACGAACCACTAGCACCAACAGCAACGCGCGACCACACAGGCCGGCATCACTGGACATCGGGACGGCGCGACGCTGCCCTCTCAGCTGTACACGCGCGACCACGATATCGGCCTCGTCGCCGATCGCGGCTAACAATCCTGCCATCCCGTTCTCGGCACCGGCCGCCTGCACCGCGAGAGGTTTCTTCGACGATTGCACGGGACCGGCCGATGCGAACTGCACCAACCACGTCCAGAACGCGGGAAACGAGCCAACTGGATTCGAGCTGAACGTGAACGTTGCCTGCAGTCCTGCTGGCAATCGCG ATTTTCGAACGGTGCCTACGATTGGTGGTGGGTGTAAACGAAGCGATCTGATCGTCGATCCGCGATCTCATTACGCGGAGTCGTTGCTCAACGTGGAGAACTCCGGGCCGCAGATCGATCACACGCGAAGCTACACCTCGGTCAGCCTGACGTTGAGGCCACCGTCCTCGGAGCCTCAACCACCGATCGACATCAGATCACAGGGCTCGAGTCTCACCTACTCGAGCTCCTCCCTCGATCCTCGGGGTTTTCAGAGTCGCCTGCAGATCAGCATCGGCGCTGGAGCCGTTGGCAGCGTGGCGGCTGCGAGGATCAGACCGCCCATAGGCCCCAGTAGGCCCAACAGCTTGATACCACCGGTTCAAACCGGTGCTCAGAGGCCACCAG GGCTTCCAGCAGGACCACCTAGTCAGTTGCCGCGGCCCACGACGACTATGAGCGCCCCAACCACACCTTCTGTACCATCGACAACGAACATCGTTCCTCCGATCAGCCTTCCAACGACACCGTCAGGACCGACGACGACCTCGCCACCCTCTAGTCCCGTTGGCGAACGGATACAGGCCAATTCCGATCAGAATCGATCGCCGTTGAATCAAG TGGCGGAGCACCAAAGGAAATTGGTCGCTGAGCAGTTAGCCAGAAAAGAAAGACTCGCCAGGGAGCTGAGGGCCGAGAAAGGACGACTCGAAGCAATGAAGAAAGAACTGCAGTCTCTCACAAGGCCATACGATTCCTTAATGCCGCCGCAG GAGCTGAAGAAGAAGCTGAGAAGCGAAATCTATCAGCTACAGGTCGAGTGCGACAGACTGGCGGAAGAAGTGGATCAGTGGTCGGATCCAAGAG TACCTTTgggcgaaacgaacgaagaattttATCAGGACATTTACACCGGTCAGCCGTTACCACCAAGACCTGGCAGTTTCAATCCACCGCCTTTGCCAAGTCAACCGCCTGCCTGGCAATCGGAATTGACCGGAAACAACATCGACAGTGACGAAAGGGATGGTCCCTCTTGGGTCTGTAGAATGTGTACATTTGACAATCATCCGTTGATGAACAAATGCGAACAGTGCGACATGCCAAGGCTGTTGGATCATGGAAACACAG GCGAGACACAAGATATTCATATACGAGTTACACATCATCACAACTTTTCGCCAAGTC GTGCACGAGATGGACCTGTTGCCGAAACACATGTGTCATCGTTGCAGCTACAAATTAGAAGAGTTTCACAAGTTCTACATGGATTGTTTAAAGACAGACGCGGATCTGAAAAGTCAGTTATCCTGGATGCAAAAGGAGAATCCGAAGGAGAGGATCGGTATACCGATGGTGCATATAGAGAATATGAAGCTCGAACCGCCGGATTACGAAGCGTACGACATGAACCCTATGGTCGATAA
- the LOC143154377 gene encoding uncharacterized protein LOC143154377 isoform X1: MGECHCSNIAIMQLFHELKQQFPALPDHVVSQCIAQNSHDRETCARSLRATQESRPSPGAFPPASLCGVLQQQQQQQQQQQHPQQQRASSATQQRCCAMSQAQRTTSTNSNARPHRPASLDIGTARRCPLSCTRATTISASSPIAANNPAIPFSAPAACTARGFFDDCTGPADANCTNHVQNAGNEPTGFELNVNVACSPAGNRDFRTVPTIGGGCKRSDLIVDPRSHYAESLLNVENSGPQIDHTRSYTSVSLTLRPPSSEPQPPIDIRSQGSSLTYSSSSLDPRGFQSRLQISIGAGAVGSVAAARIRPPIGPSRPNSLIPPVQTGAQRPPGLPAGPPSQLPRPTTTMSAPTTPSVPSTTNIVPPISLPTTPSGPTTTSPPSSPVGERIQANSDQNRSPLNQVAEHQRKLVAEQLARKERLARELRAEKGRLEAMKKELQSLTRPYDSLMPPQELKKKLRSEIYQLQVECDRLAEEVDQWSDPRVPLGETNEEFYQDIYTGQPLPPRPGSFNPPPLPSQPPAWQSELTGNNIDSDERDGPSWVCRMCTFDNHPLMNKCEQCDMPRLLDHGNTGETQDIHIRVTHHHNFSPSRARDGPVAETHVSSLQLQIRRVSQVLHGLFKDRRGSEKSVILDAKGESEGEDRYTDGAYREYEARTAGLRSVRHEPYGR, translated from the exons ATGGGGGAGTGCCATTGCTCTAACATCGCTATTATGCAGCTGTTCCATGAGCTGAAGCAGCAGTTCCCTGCGCTCCCTGATCACGTCGTCTCCCAGTGCATCGCCCAG AACAGTCACGACCGGGAGACATGCGCGAGAAGCCTGCGCGCCACCCAAGAGTCACGACCGTCCCCGGGTGCGTTCCCACCGGCCTCGCTCTGTGGCGTTctccagcagcagcagcaacagcaacagcaacagcaacacccCCAGCAGCAACGAGCGAGCTCAGCCACGCAGCAACGTTGCTGCGCGATGAGCCAAGCGCAACGAACCACTAGCACCAACAGCAACGCGCGACCACACAGGCCGGCATCACTGGACATCGGGACGGCGCGACGCTGCCCTCTCAGCTGTACACGCGCGACCACGATATCGGCCTCGTCGCCGATCGCGGCTAACAATCCTGCCATCCCGTTCTCGGCACCGGCCGCCTGCACCGCGAGAGGTTTCTTCGACGATTGCACGGGACCGGCCGATGCGAACTGCACCAACCACGTCCAGAACGCGGGAAACGAGCCAACTGGATTCGAGCTGAACGTGAACGTTGCCTGCAGTCCTGCTGGCAATCGCG ATTTTCGAACGGTGCCTACGATTGGTGGTGGGTGTAAACGAAGCGATCTGATCGTCGATCCGCGATCTCATTACGCGGAGTCGTTGCTCAACGTGGAGAACTCCGGGCCGCAGATCGATCACACGCGAAGCTACACCTCGGTCAGCCTGACGTTGAGGCCACCGTCCTCGGAGCCTCAACCACCGATCGACATCAGATCACAGGGCTCGAGTCTCACCTACTCGAGCTCCTCCCTCGATCCTCGGGGTTTTCAGAGTCGCCTGCAGATCAGCATCGGCGCTGGAGCCGTTGGCAGCGTGGCGGCTGCGAGGATCAGACCGCCCATAGGCCCCAGTAGGCCCAACAGCTTGATACCACCGGTTCAAACCGGTGCTCAGAGGCCACCAG GGCTTCCAGCAGGACCACCTAGTCAGTTGCCGCGGCCCACGACGACTATGAGCGCCCCAACCACACCTTCTGTACCATCGACAACGAACATCGTTCCTCCGATCAGCCTTCCAACGACACCGTCAGGACCGACGACGACCTCGCCACCCTCTAGTCCCGTTGGCGAACGGATACAGGCCAATTCCGATCAGAATCGATCGCCGTTGAATCAAG TGGCGGAGCACCAAAGGAAATTGGTCGCTGAGCAGTTAGCCAGAAAAGAAAGACTCGCCAGGGAGCTGAGGGCCGAGAAAGGACGACTCGAAGCAATGAAGAAAGAACTGCAGTCTCTCACAAGGCCATACGATTCCTTAATGCCGCCGCAG GAGCTGAAGAAGAAGCTGAGAAGCGAAATCTATCAGCTACAGGTCGAGTGCGACAGACTGGCGGAAGAAGTGGATCAGTGGTCGGATCCAAGAG TACCTTTgggcgaaacgaacgaagaattttATCAGGACATTTACACCGGTCAGCCGTTACCACCAAGACCTGGCAGTTTCAATCCACCGCCTTTGCCAAGTCAACCGCCTGCCTGGCAATCGGAATTGACCGGAAACAACATCGACAGTGACGAAAGGGATGGTCCCTCTTGGGTCTGTAGAATGTGTACATTTGACAATCATCCGTTGATGAACAAATGCGAACAGTGCGACATGCCAAGGCTGTTGGATCATGGAAACACAG GCGAGACACAAGATATTCATATACGAGTTACACATCATCACAACTTTTCGCCAAGTC GTGCACGAGATGGACCTGTTGCCGAAACACATGTGTCATCGTTGCAGCTACAAATTAGAAGAGTTTCACAAGTTCTACATGGATTGTTTAAAGACAGACGCGGATCTGAAAAGTCAGTTATCCTGGATGCAAAAGGAGAATCCGAAGGAGAGGATCGGTATACCGATGGTGCATATAGAGAATATGAAGCTCGAACCGCCGGATTACGAAGCGTACGACATGAACCCTATGGTCGATAA
- the LOC143154377 gene encoding uncharacterized protein LOC143154377 isoform X5, whose translation MGECHCSNIAIMQLFHELKQQFPALPDHVVSQCIAQNSHDRETCARSLRATQESRPSPGAFPPASLCGVLQQQQQQQQQQQHPQQQRASSATQQRCCAMSQAQRTTSTNSNARPHRPASLDIGTARRCPLSCTRATTISASSPIAANNPAIPFSAPAACTARGFFDDCTGPADANCTNHVQNAGNEPTGFELNVNVACSPAGNRDFRTVPTIGGGCKRSDLIVDPRSHYAESLLNVENSGPQIDHTRSYTSVSLTLRPPSSEPQPPIDIRSQGSSLTYSSSSLDPRGFQSRLQISIGAGAVGSVAAARIRPPIGPSRPNSLIPPVQTGAQRPPGLPAGPPSQLPRPTTTMSAPTTPSVPSTTNIVPPISLPTTPSGPTTTSPPSSPVGERIQANSDQNRSPLNQVAEHQRKLVAEQLARKERLARELRAEKGRLEAMKKELQSLTRPYDSLMPPQELKKKLRSEIYQLQVECDRLAEEVDQWSDPRVPLGETNEEFYQDIYTGQPLPPRPGSFNPPPLPSQPPAWQSELTGNNIDSDERDGPSWVCRMCTFDNHPLMNKCEQCDMPRLLDHGNTGETQDIHIRVTHHHNFSPSRTVHSWVV comes from the exons ATGGGGGAGTGCCATTGCTCTAACATCGCTATTATGCAGCTGTTCCATGAGCTGAAGCAGCAGTTCCCTGCGCTCCCTGATCACGTCGTCTCCCAGTGCATCGCCCAG AACAGTCACGACCGGGAGACATGCGCGAGAAGCCTGCGCGCCACCCAAGAGTCACGACCGTCCCCGGGTGCGTTCCCACCGGCCTCGCTCTGTGGCGTTctccagcagcagcagcaacagcaacagcaacagcaacacccCCAGCAGCAACGAGCGAGCTCAGCCACGCAGCAACGTTGCTGCGCGATGAGCCAAGCGCAACGAACCACTAGCACCAACAGCAACGCGCGACCACACAGGCCGGCATCACTGGACATCGGGACGGCGCGACGCTGCCCTCTCAGCTGTACACGCGCGACCACGATATCGGCCTCGTCGCCGATCGCGGCTAACAATCCTGCCATCCCGTTCTCGGCACCGGCCGCCTGCACCGCGAGAGGTTTCTTCGACGATTGCACGGGACCGGCCGATGCGAACTGCACCAACCACGTCCAGAACGCGGGAAACGAGCCAACTGGATTCGAGCTGAACGTGAACGTTGCCTGCAGTCCTGCTGGCAATCGCG ATTTTCGAACGGTGCCTACGATTGGTGGTGGGTGTAAACGAAGCGATCTGATCGTCGATCCGCGATCTCATTACGCGGAGTCGTTGCTCAACGTGGAGAACTCCGGGCCGCAGATCGATCACACGCGAAGCTACACCTCGGTCAGCCTGACGTTGAGGCCACCGTCCTCGGAGCCTCAACCACCGATCGACATCAGATCACAGGGCTCGAGTCTCACCTACTCGAGCTCCTCCCTCGATCCTCGGGGTTTTCAGAGTCGCCTGCAGATCAGCATCGGCGCTGGAGCCGTTGGCAGCGTGGCGGCTGCGAGGATCAGACCGCCCATAGGCCCCAGTAGGCCCAACAGCTTGATACCACCGGTTCAAACCGGTGCTCAGAGGCCACCAG GGCTTCCAGCAGGACCACCTAGTCAGTTGCCGCGGCCCACGACGACTATGAGCGCCCCAACCACACCTTCTGTACCATCGACAACGAACATCGTTCCTCCGATCAGCCTTCCAACGACACCGTCAGGACCGACGACGACCTCGCCACCCTCTAGTCCCGTTGGCGAACGGATACAGGCCAATTCCGATCAGAATCGATCGCCGTTGAATCAAG TGGCGGAGCACCAAAGGAAATTGGTCGCTGAGCAGTTAGCCAGAAAAGAAAGACTCGCCAGGGAGCTGAGGGCCGAGAAAGGACGACTCGAAGCAATGAAGAAAGAACTGCAGTCTCTCACAAGGCCATACGATTCCTTAATGCCGCCGCAG GAGCTGAAGAAGAAGCTGAGAAGCGAAATCTATCAGCTACAGGTCGAGTGCGACAGACTGGCGGAAGAAGTGGATCAGTGGTCGGATCCAAGAG TACCTTTgggcgaaacgaacgaagaattttATCAGGACATTTACACCGGTCAGCCGTTACCACCAAGACCTGGCAGTTTCAATCCACCGCCTTTGCCAAGTCAACCGCCTGCCTGGCAATCGGAATTGACCGGAAACAACATCGACAGTGACGAAAGGGATGGTCCCTCTTGGGTCTGTAGAATGTGTACATTTGACAATCATCCGTTGATGAACAAATGCGAACAGTGCGACATGCCAAGGCTGTTGGATCATGGAAACACAG GCGAGACACAAGATATTCATATACGAGTTACACATCATCACAACTTTTCGCCAAGTC GAACAGTACATAGTTGGGTGGTATGA
- the LOC143154377 gene encoding uncharacterized protein LOC143154377 isoform X3: MNWCNERTWHPQNSHDRETCARSLRATQESRPSPGAFPPASLCGVLQQQQQQQQQQQHPQQQRASSATQQRCCAMSQAQRTTSTNSNARPHRPASLDIGTARRCPLSCTRATTISASSPIAANNPAIPFSAPAACTARGFFDDCTGPADANCTNHVQNAGNEPTGFELNVNVACSPAGNRDFRTVPTIGGGCKRSDLIVDPRSHYAESLLNVENSGPQIDHTRSYTSVSLTLRPPSSEPQPPIDIRSQGSSLTYSSSSLDPRGFQSRLQISIGAGAVGSVAAARIRPPIGPSRPNSLIPPVQTGAQRPPGLPAGPPSQLPRPTTTMSAPTTPSVPSTTNIVPPISLPTTPSGPTTTSPPSSPVGERIQANSDQNRSPLNQVAEHQRKLVAEQLARKERLARELRAEKGRLEAMKKELQSLTRPYDSLMPPQELKKKLRSEIYQLQVECDRLAEEVDQWSDPRVPLGETNEEFYQDIYTGQPLPPRPGSFNPPPLPSQPPAWQSELTGNNIDSDERDGPSWVCRMCTFDNHPLMNKCEQCDMPRLLDHGNTGETQDIHIRVTHHHNFSPSRARDGPVAETHVSSLQLQIRRVSQVLHGLFKDRRGSEKSVILDAKGESEGEDRYTDGAYREYEARTAGLRSVRHEPYGR, translated from the exons ATGAACTGGTGTAACGAGAGAACCTGGCACCCGCAG AACAGTCACGACCGGGAGACATGCGCGAGAAGCCTGCGCGCCACCCAAGAGTCACGACCGTCCCCGGGTGCGTTCCCACCGGCCTCGCTCTGTGGCGTTctccagcagcagcagcaacagcaacagcaacagcaacacccCCAGCAGCAACGAGCGAGCTCAGCCACGCAGCAACGTTGCTGCGCGATGAGCCAAGCGCAACGAACCACTAGCACCAACAGCAACGCGCGACCACACAGGCCGGCATCACTGGACATCGGGACGGCGCGACGCTGCCCTCTCAGCTGTACACGCGCGACCACGATATCGGCCTCGTCGCCGATCGCGGCTAACAATCCTGCCATCCCGTTCTCGGCACCGGCCGCCTGCACCGCGAGAGGTTTCTTCGACGATTGCACGGGACCGGCCGATGCGAACTGCACCAACCACGTCCAGAACGCGGGAAACGAGCCAACTGGATTCGAGCTGAACGTGAACGTTGCCTGCAGTCCTGCTGGCAATCGCG ATTTTCGAACGGTGCCTACGATTGGTGGTGGGTGTAAACGAAGCGATCTGATCGTCGATCCGCGATCTCATTACGCGGAGTCGTTGCTCAACGTGGAGAACTCCGGGCCGCAGATCGATCACACGCGAAGCTACACCTCGGTCAGCCTGACGTTGAGGCCACCGTCCTCGGAGCCTCAACCACCGATCGACATCAGATCACAGGGCTCGAGTCTCACCTACTCGAGCTCCTCCCTCGATCCTCGGGGTTTTCAGAGTCGCCTGCAGATCAGCATCGGCGCTGGAGCCGTTGGCAGCGTGGCGGCTGCGAGGATCAGACCGCCCATAGGCCCCAGTAGGCCCAACAGCTTGATACCACCGGTTCAAACCGGTGCTCAGAGGCCACCAG GGCTTCCAGCAGGACCACCTAGTCAGTTGCCGCGGCCCACGACGACTATGAGCGCCCCAACCACACCTTCTGTACCATCGACAACGAACATCGTTCCTCCGATCAGCCTTCCAACGACACCGTCAGGACCGACGACGACCTCGCCACCCTCTAGTCCCGTTGGCGAACGGATACAGGCCAATTCCGATCAGAATCGATCGCCGTTGAATCAAG TGGCGGAGCACCAAAGGAAATTGGTCGCTGAGCAGTTAGCCAGAAAAGAAAGACTCGCCAGGGAGCTGAGGGCCGAGAAAGGACGACTCGAAGCAATGAAGAAAGAACTGCAGTCTCTCACAAGGCCATACGATTCCTTAATGCCGCCGCAG GAGCTGAAGAAGAAGCTGAGAAGCGAAATCTATCAGCTACAGGTCGAGTGCGACAGACTGGCGGAAGAAGTGGATCAGTGGTCGGATCCAAGAG TACCTTTgggcgaaacgaacgaagaattttATCAGGACATTTACACCGGTCAGCCGTTACCACCAAGACCTGGCAGTTTCAATCCACCGCCTTTGCCAAGTCAACCGCCTGCCTGGCAATCGGAATTGACCGGAAACAACATCGACAGTGACGAAAGGGATGGTCCCTCTTGGGTCTGTAGAATGTGTACATTTGACAATCATCCGTTGATGAACAAATGCGAACAGTGCGACATGCCAAGGCTGTTGGATCATGGAAACACAG GCGAGACACAAGATATTCATATACGAGTTACACATCATCACAACTTTTCGCCAAGTC GTGCACGAGATGGACCTGTTGCCGAAACACATGTGTCATCGTTGCAGCTACAAATTAGAAGAGTTTCACAAGTTCTACATGGATTGTTTAAAGACAGACGCGGATCTGAAAAGTCAGTTATCCTGGATGCAAAAGGAGAATCCGAAGGAGAGGATCGGTATACCGATGGTGCATATAGAGAATATGAAGCTCGAACCGCCGGATTACGAAGCGTACGACATGAACCCTATGGTCGATAA
- the LOC143154377 gene encoding uncharacterized protein LOC143154377 isoform X2 has protein sequence MYEKAGFLLIGFRDVYVAVDVDVSYAKKNSHDRETCARSLRATQESRPSPGAFPPASLCGVLQQQQQQQQQQQHPQQQRASSATQQRCCAMSQAQRTTSTNSNARPHRPASLDIGTARRCPLSCTRATTISASSPIAANNPAIPFSAPAACTARGFFDDCTGPADANCTNHVQNAGNEPTGFELNVNVACSPAGNRDFRTVPTIGGGCKRSDLIVDPRSHYAESLLNVENSGPQIDHTRSYTSVSLTLRPPSSEPQPPIDIRSQGSSLTYSSSSLDPRGFQSRLQISIGAGAVGSVAAARIRPPIGPSRPNSLIPPVQTGAQRPPGLPAGPPSQLPRPTTTMSAPTTPSVPSTTNIVPPISLPTTPSGPTTTSPPSSPVGERIQANSDQNRSPLNQVAEHQRKLVAEQLARKERLARELRAEKGRLEAMKKELQSLTRPYDSLMPPQELKKKLRSEIYQLQVECDRLAEEVDQWSDPRVPLGETNEEFYQDIYTGQPLPPRPGSFNPPPLPSQPPAWQSELTGNNIDSDERDGPSWVCRMCTFDNHPLMNKCEQCDMPRLLDHGNTGETQDIHIRVTHHHNFSPSRARDGPVAETHVSSLQLQIRRVSQVLHGLFKDRRGSEKSVILDAKGESEGEDRYTDGAYREYEARTAGLRSVRHEPYGR, from the exons ATGTATGAAAAAGCTGGATTCTTGCTGATTGGCTTCCGAGATGTTTACGTAGCAGTCGATGTTGACGTTTCCTACGCGAAAAAA AACAGTCACGACCGGGAGACATGCGCGAGAAGCCTGCGCGCCACCCAAGAGTCACGACCGTCCCCGGGTGCGTTCCCACCGGCCTCGCTCTGTGGCGTTctccagcagcagcagcaacagcaacagcaacagcaacacccCCAGCAGCAACGAGCGAGCTCAGCCACGCAGCAACGTTGCTGCGCGATGAGCCAAGCGCAACGAACCACTAGCACCAACAGCAACGCGCGACCACACAGGCCGGCATCACTGGACATCGGGACGGCGCGACGCTGCCCTCTCAGCTGTACACGCGCGACCACGATATCGGCCTCGTCGCCGATCGCGGCTAACAATCCTGCCATCCCGTTCTCGGCACCGGCCGCCTGCACCGCGAGAGGTTTCTTCGACGATTGCACGGGACCGGCCGATGCGAACTGCACCAACCACGTCCAGAACGCGGGAAACGAGCCAACTGGATTCGAGCTGAACGTGAACGTTGCCTGCAGTCCTGCTGGCAATCGCG ATTTTCGAACGGTGCCTACGATTGGTGGTGGGTGTAAACGAAGCGATCTGATCGTCGATCCGCGATCTCATTACGCGGAGTCGTTGCTCAACGTGGAGAACTCCGGGCCGCAGATCGATCACACGCGAAGCTACACCTCGGTCAGCCTGACGTTGAGGCCACCGTCCTCGGAGCCTCAACCACCGATCGACATCAGATCACAGGGCTCGAGTCTCACCTACTCGAGCTCCTCCCTCGATCCTCGGGGTTTTCAGAGTCGCCTGCAGATCAGCATCGGCGCTGGAGCCGTTGGCAGCGTGGCGGCTGCGAGGATCAGACCGCCCATAGGCCCCAGTAGGCCCAACAGCTTGATACCACCGGTTCAAACCGGTGCTCAGAGGCCACCAG GGCTTCCAGCAGGACCACCTAGTCAGTTGCCGCGGCCCACGACGACTATGAGCGCCCCAACCACACCTTCTGTACCATCGACAACGAACATCGTTCCTCCGATCAGCCTTCCAACGACACCGTCAGGACCGACGACGACCTCGCCACCCTCTAGTCCCGTTGGCGAACGGATACAGGCCAATTCCGATCAGAATCGATCGCCGTTGAATCAAG TGGCGGAGCACCAAAGGAAATTGGTCGCTGAGCAGTTAGCCAGAAAAGAAAGACTCGCCAGGGAGCTGAGGGCCGAGAAAGGACGACTCGAAGCAATGAAGAAAGAACTGCAGTCTCTCACAAGGCCATACGATTCCTTAATGCCGCCGCAG GAGCTGAAGAAGAAGCTGAGAAGCGAAATCTATCAGCTACAGGTCGAGTGCGACAGACTGGCGGAAGAAGTGGATCAGTGGTCGGATCCAAGAG TACCTTTgggcgaaacgaacgaagaattttATCAGGACATTTACACCGGTCAGCCGTTACCACCAAGACCTGGCAGTTTCAATCCACCGCCTTTGCCAAGTCAACCGCCTGCCTGGCAATCGGAATTGACCGGAAACAACATCGACAGTGACGAAAGGGATGGTCCCTCTTGGGTCTGTAGAATGTGTACATTTGACAATCATCCGTTGATGAACAAATGCGAACAGTGCGACATGCCAAGGCTGTTGGATCATGGAAACACAG GCGAGACACAAGATATTCATATACGAGTTACACATCATCACAACTTTTCGCCAAGTC GTGCACGAGATGGACCTGTTGCCGAAACACATGTGTCATCGTTGCAGCTACAAATTAGAAGAGTTTCACAAGTTCTACATGGATTGTTTAAAGACAGACGCGGATCTGAAAAGTCAGTTATCCTGGATGCAAAAGGAGAATCCGAAGGAGAGGATCGGTATACCGATGGTGCATATAGAGAATATGAAGCTCGAACCGCCGGATTACGAAGCGTACGACATGAACCCTATGGTCGATAA